From the Leptotrichia sp. oral taxon 221 genome, one window contains:
- a CDS encoding V-type ATP synthase subunit B, with protein MLKEYKTITEVVGPLMVVEGVEGIKYYELVDIETQTGELRRGRVLEVNGDKAMVQLFENSAGLNLKDSKVRFLGRPLSLGVSEDMIGRVFDGMGRPKDNGPKIIPEKTLDIEGTAINPVSRDYPSEFIQTGISAIDGLNTLVRGQKLPIFSGSGMPHADLAAQIARQARVLGTDSKFAVVFGAIGITFEEAQFFIDDFKKTGAIDRTVLFMNLANDPAIERIATPRMALTCAEYLAFEKGMHVLVILTDLTNYCEALREVSAARKEVPGRRGYPGYLYTDLSTLYERAGRIKGREGSITQIPILTMPEDDKTHPIPDLTGYITEGQIILSRELYKQNLMPPIDVLPSLSRLKDKGIGKNKTREDHADTMNQLFAAYATGKEAKELAVILGESALSDTDKAFVKFTNAFEEKYVAQGFETNRTIEETLNLGWELLKILPRTELKRIRDEYLEKYLPAGDE; from the coding sequence ATGCTTAAGGAATACAAAACTATAACTGAAGTAGTAGGACCTTTGATGGTAGTTGAAGGTGTTGAAGGAATAAAATATTATGAATTAGTTGATATTGAAACTCAAACTGGAGAATTAAGAAGAGGTAGGGTCCTTGAAGTAAATGGAGATAAAGCAATGGTTCAATTATTTGAAAACTCTGCTGGATTAAATTTGAAAGATTCAAAAGTTAGATTTTTAGGAAGACCTTTATCATTGGGTGTATCTGAAGATATGATAGGAAGAGTATTTGATGGAATGGGTAGACCAAAAGATAATGGTCCAAAAATTATTCCAGAAAAAACATTAGATATTGAAGGAACTGCGATTAATCCAGTTTCCAGAGATTACCCTTCAGAGTTTATTCAAACAGGAATTTCTGCAATTGACGGATTGAATACATTGGTTAGAGGACAAAAATTACCAATATTCTCTGGTTCAGGGATGCCACATGCTGACTTAGCAGCACAAATAGCTAGACAAGCCAGAGTACTTGGTACTGATTCAAAATTTGCGGTTGTATTTGGTGCGATTGGGATAACTTTTGAAGAAGCACAATTCTTTATTGATGACTTCAAAAAAACAGGAGCAATTGATAGAACTGTATTATTTATGAACTTAGCTAATGATCCAGCAATTGAAAGAATTGCAACACCAAGAATGGCACTTACGTGTGCAGAATATTTAGCATTTGAAAAAGGTATGCACGTGTTAGTAATTTTAACAGATTTGACTAACTATTGTGAAGCGTTGAGGGAAGTATCAGCAGCTAGAAAAGAAGTTCCAGGAAGAAGAGGATATCCAGGATACTTGTATACCGATTTATCAACTTTATATGAAAGAGCAGGAAGAATTAAAGGTAGAGAAGGTTCAATAACACAAATACCAATATTAACAATGCCAGAAGATGATAAAACGCATCCAATTCCAGATTTGACTGGATATATAACAGAAGGGCAGATTATTTTATCAAGGGAATTGTATAAACAAAACTTGATGCCACCAATTGATGTATTGCCGTCACTTTCAAGATTGAAAGATAAAGGGATAGGTAAAAATAAAACTAGAGAAGATCATGCAGATACGATGAATCAATTATTTGCGGCTTATGCGACAGGAAAAGAAGCAAAAGAATTAGCAGTAATTCTAGGAGAATCTGCATTATCAGATACAGATAAGGCGTTTGTTAAATTTACGAATGCGTTTGAAGAAAAATATGTAGCTCAAGGATTTGAAACAAACAGAACGATAGAAGAAACTTTAAACTTAGGTTGGGAATTATTAAAAATATTACCTAGAACAGAATTAAAAAGAATTAGAGATGAATATTTGGAAAAATATCTACCAGCAGGAGATGAATAA
- a CDS encoding V-type ATP synthase subunit D: MARLNVNPTRMELSKLKIRLKTASSGHKLLKDKQDELMRQFIEMIKQNKKLREKVEVRLQDSFKDFLLARGVMSDEMLENAIAYPKEKISVNITKKNIMSVNVPKMEFIRDETSAEGSIYPYGYAQTSADLDDAIDGLSNVMSELLELSEIEKACQLMADEVEKTRRRVNALEYRTIPQLKETIRFIQMKLDENERGSITRLMKVKDMMANAQ; the protein is encoded by the coding sequence ATGGCAAGATTAAATGTCAATCCTACTAGGATGGAGTTATCTAAGTTAAAGATTCGTTTGAAAACAGCATCAAGTGGGCACAAATTGTTAAAAGATAAACAAGATGAGCTTATGAGACAATTTATTGAAATGATTAAGCAAAATAAAAAGTTGCGTGAAAAAGTTGAAGTAAGACTACAAGATTCATTCAAAGATTTTCTTTTAGCGAGAGGTGTAATGTCAGATGAAATGCTTGAAAATGCGATCGCATATCCAAAAGAAAAAATTAGTGTGAATATCACTAAAAAAAATATTATGAGTGTTAATGTTCCTAAAATGGAATTTATTAGAGATGAAACAAGTGCCGAAGGTTCGATATATCCTTATGGGTATGCTCAAACATCAGCTGATTTGGATGATGCAATTGATGGATTAAGCAATGTAATGTCTGAGTTATTAGAATTGTCTGAAATTGAAAAAGCGTGTCAATTAATGGCGGATGAAGTTGAAAAAACAAGACGTCGTGTTAATGCTTTGGAATATAGAACGATACCTCAGTTAAAAGAAACAATAAGATTTATCCAAATGAAATTGGATGAAAATGAACGTGGAAGTATAACTAGATTAATGAAAGTAAAAGATATGATGGCTAATGCACAGTAA
- the rpsO gene encoding 30S ribosomal protein S15 has product MAMRSKQEIIEEFGKNAQDTGSAEVQVALLTERINHLTGHLKVHFKDVHSRVGLLKMVGKRRRLLNYIKNRNVDDYRNLIERLGIRK; this is encoded by the coding sequence ATGGCAATGAGATCAAAACAAGAAATTATTGAAGAATTTGGAAAAAATGCACAAGATACTGGATCTGCAGAAGTTCAAGTAGCTTTATTAACAGAAAGAATTAACCATTTAACAGGACACTTGAAAGTTCATTTTAAAGATGTTCACTCAAGAGTTGGATTATTAAAAATGGTTGGTAAAAGAAGAAGATTATTAAACTACATTAAAAATAGAAATGTTGATGATTACAGAAACTTAATCGAAAGATTAGGAATCAGAAAATAG
- a CDS encoding lysophospholipid acyltransferase family protein, with protein MKYTFSENIQGFLVIGIRKILSFIPLKMRYKFFENLGLLAYYLIKKRRELTIDNIKNAFPEKSEKEVIEIAKGSYKTMGKMIMTSIYLEEITKNGNTIVENEELMLEACSRSEKAVIIVSLHLGGFEAGSVMRNIRKFYAVFRRQKNRKLNDLMTKWREEGGLNSLPLKDTDALNKALGEKCMIALASDHHGSGVEIQFFGRPVEAVTGPALLGFKNKTPLILTYAVFEDNVIKIKNKKILEIEKKGKLKETMQYNMQKIFHEFEEIIREYPDQYMWQHKRWRKK; from the coding sequence ATGAAATATACATTTAGTGAAAATATTCAAGGATTTTTAGTGATTGGAATAAGAAAAATTCTATCTTTTATTCCGCTAAAAATGAGGTATAAATTTTTTGAAAATTTAGGGTTGTTGGCTTATTACTTGATAAAGAAAAGAAGAGAGTTAACGATTGATAATATTAAAAATGCATTTCCTGAAAAAAGTGAGAAGGAAGTTATTGAAATTGCAAAAGGTTCTTATAAAACGATGGGAAAAATGATAATGACGTCGATTTATTTGGAAGAAATTACGAAAAACGGGAATACAATTGTGGAAAATGAAGAATTGATGCTTGAGGCGTGTTCTCGTTCAGAAAAAGCTGTGATTATTGTTTCGTTACATTTAGGTGGATTTGAAGCTGGAAGTGTTATGCGAAATATTCGAAAATTTTATGCAGTATTTAGACGACAGAAAAATAGGAAATTAAATGATTTGATGACAAAATGGAGAGAAGAAGGAGGACTTAATTCATTGCCATTGAAAGATACAGATGCTTTGAATAAGGCTTTAGGAGAGAAATGTATGATAGCATTGGCTTCAGATCATCATGGATCAGGTGTTGAGATTCAATTTTTTGGAAGACCAGTTGAAGCTGTAACTGGCCCTGCCTTATTAGGGTTTAAAAATAAGACTCCGTTGATTTTGACTTATGCAGTGTTTGAAGACAATGTAATTAAAATAAAAAATAAGAAAATTTTAGAAATAGAGAAAAAAGGAAAATTAAAAGAAACAATGCAATACAATATGCAAAAGATTTTCCATGAATTTGAAGAAATCATAAGAGAATATCCAGATCAGTATATGTGGCAACATAAAAGATGGAGAAAAAAATAA
- the rny gene encoding ribonuclease Y, with protein sequence MSISIVILLIVIFSFLAFFIAYFFGSSIFKKKYGELSELELRIIDAKRRLESSKKEVEREIESFRKEETLKVKEELLNEKKIADEEIKKMKSEIALKEERIVKKEEILEGKTERLEEKEFKIERHREKLSRKENELNELISKEEKELERISELTKEDAAKIILTKLENELDHDKAVLIRDFEHNLDREKDRISKRIISTAIGKAAPDYVIDSTISVIQLPSEEMKGRIIGREGRNIRAIEAATGVDLIIDDTPEAVVLSSFDGVRREVARIALEKLISDGRIHPTKIEEVVAKAQGEVDESILDAAEQAILEVGIPTLPREVLKVLGRLKFRTSFGQNILQHSIEVAHIATALAAEVGANVEVAKRAALLHDIGKAFSHEQEGSHALNGGEFLRKFSKENEIVINAVEAHHNEVEQLSIEAVLVQAADSISASRPGARRETLSNYLKRLEQLEEIANSHEGIESSYAIQAGRELRLIVHPDKIDDDKATILSREVAKEIEEKMQYPGQIRVTVIRETRAVEYAK encoded by the coding sequence ATGAGCATATCAATAGTTATATTGTTGATTGTTATTTTTTCTTTTTTAGCTTTTTTCATAGCTTATTTTTTTGGAAGCTCGATTTTTAAAAAGAAATATGGAGAATTGAGTGAATTAGAGCTAAGAATAATTGATGCAAAAAGAAGATTGGAATCATCAAAAAAAGAAGTTGAAAGAGAAATAGAATCGTTTAGAAAAGAAGAAACATTAAAAGTAAAAGAAGAACTGCTTAATGAAAAGAAAATAGCAGATGAAGAAATAAAAAAAATGAAATCTGAAATTGCTTTAAAAGAAGAAAGAATTGTAAAAAAAGAAGAAATTTTAGAGGGAAAAACAGAAAGATTAGAAGAAAAAGAATTCAAAATCGAAAGACATCGTGAAAAATTATCAAGAAAAGAAAATGAATTGAATGAATTGATTTCTAAGGAAGAGAAAGAGTTAGAAAGAATATCAGAATTGACGAAGGAAGATGCAGCTAAGATAATTCTTACTAAATTGGAAAATGAATTAGATCATGATAAAGCAGTTTTAATAAGAGATTTTGAGCATAATTTGGATAGAGAGAAAGACAGAATTTCCAAGAGAATTATTTCTACAGCTATTGGGAAAGCAGCTCCTGATTATGTTATAGATTCGACAATTTCAGTTATTCAGTTGCCAAGTGAAGAGATGAAAGGTAGAATAATTGGAAGAGAAGGAAGAAATATTAGAGCAATTGAAGCAGCTACAGGAGTGGATTTGATTATAGATGATACGCCTGAAGCAGTTGTTTTATCATCATTTGATGGTGTTAGAAGAGAAGTGGCTAGAATTGCATTAGAAAAATTAATTTCTGATGGTAGAATTCATCCAACTAAAATAGAAGAAGTGGTTGCAAAAGCTCAAGGTGAAGTTGATGAAAGTATTTTAGATGCAGCAGAACAAGCTATTTTAGAAGTTGGAATTCCTACATTGCCAAGAGAAGTGTTAAAAGTATTAGGAAGATTGAAATTTAGAACATCATTTGGACAAAATATTTTACAACATTCAATTGAAGTAGCACATATTGCTACGGCACTTGCGGCAGAAGTTGGTGCTAATGTGGAAGTGGCTAAGAGAGCAGCTTTGTTGCATGATATCGGTAAGGCATTTTCTCATGAACAAGAAGGATCGCATGCTTTAAATGGTGGAGAATTCTTGAGAAAATTCTCTAAAGAAAATGAGATTGTTATAAATGCTGTAGAAGCGCATCACAATGAAGTAGAGCAATTGAGTATTGAAGCTGTGTTAGTTCAAGCTGCAGACTCGATATCAGCATCAAGACCAGGAGCTAGAAGAGAAACATTGTCTAATTATTTGAAGAGATTGGAACAATTGGAGGAAATAGCAAATAGTCATGAAGGAATTGAAAGCTCGTATGCAATACAAGCTGGAAGAGAATTGAGATTGATTGTTCATCCAGATAAAATTGATGATGATAAAGCTACGATTTTGTCTAGGGAAGTTGCTAAGGAAATTGAAGAAAAAATGCAATATCCAGGACAAATTAGAGTAACTGTAATAAGAGAAACAAGAGCGGTTGAATACGCAAAATAA
- a CDS encoding N-acetyltransferase, with the protein MIRQALEKDVEKIGKLMYQIHKVHSDGRPDIFVVGDRKLSDDELKNLIEDYEMRPVFVYTDDNDEVLGYIMCQYEETGGGNALVARKVLYIDDFCVDESARGQQIGTKLYNFVTEVAKNNGCQSITLHVWNFNEGAKKFYEKIGFKPLKILMERKLESE; encoded by the coding sequence ATGATAAGACAAGCATTAGAAAAAGATGTAGAAAAAATAGGAAAATTGATGTACCAAATTCATAAAGTTCATTCTGATGGAAGACCAGATATATTTGTGGTTGGAGATAGAAAACTTAGTGATGATGAATTAAAAAATCTTATAGAAGATTATGAAATGAGACCAGTTTTCGTTTATACAGATGATAATGATGAGGTTTTAGGATACATCATGTGTCAATATGAAGAGACAGGCGGTGGGAATGCTTTAGTTGCTAGAAAAGTATTATATATAGATGATTTTTGTGTGGATGAAAGTGCTAGAGGACAGCAAATTGGAACGAAATTGTATAATTTTGTGACAGAGGTAGCTAAAAATAATGGATGCCAGAGCATAACTTTACATGTTTGGAATTTTAACGAAGGTGCAAAGAAATTTTATGAAAAAATAGGTTTTAAACCATTGAAAATATTGATGGAAAGAAAATTAGAAAGTGAGTAA
- a CDS encoding TIGR00282 family metallophosphoesterase — translation MKVLIIGDIVGQPGRNILFKFLEKRKQNYDFIIVNGENSAGGFGINIKIAEQFFQRGADVITLGNHSWDKREIYPYINEHKNLIRPLNFAKGAPGNGYTIVEKNGIKVAVINAQGKVFMPPIACPFLAVEEVLPEIKEKTDIIILDFHGEATSEKQAMGWNLTGKVSVVYGTHTHTQTADERILPGGTAYISDVGMTGGHDGILGMNRRESIQKFKDGMPARYSVCEENPRINGIEVEIDEKTGKAISIERVNMGYNEV, via the coding sequence ATGAAAGTATTAATAATAGGAGATATTGTAGGACAACCAGGTAGAAATATTTTGTTTAAATTTTTAGAAAAAAGAAAACAGAATTATGATTTTATAATTGTAAATGGAGAAAATTCAGCTGGAGGTTTTGGAATTAATATAAAAATAGCTGAACAATTTTTTCAAAGAGGTGCAGATGTAATTACTTTGGGGAATCACAGTTGGGATAAAAGAGAGATTTATCCTTATATAAATGAGCACAAAAATTTGATTAGACCACTTAATTTTGCAAAAGGTGCACCAGGAAATGGGTATACGATAGTTGAGAAAAATGGGATTAAAGTAGCAGTTATTAATGCGCAAGGAAAGGTGTTTATGCCACCTATAGCTTGTCCATTTTTAGCAGTTGAGGAAGTTTTACCTGAAATAAAAGAGAAGACAGATATTATAATTCTTGATTTTCATGGTGAGGCGACTTCTGAAAAACAAGCGATGGGATGGAATTTGACTGGAAAAGTATCGGTTGTTTACGGTACGCATACTCATACGCAAACTGCTGACGAGAGAATTTTACCAGGAGGAACTGCTTATATTTCTGATGTTGGAATGACTGGTGGACATGATGGAATTTTAGGAATGAATAGACGAGAAAGTATTCAAAAGTTCAAAGATGGAATGCCAGCAAGATATTCTGTTTGTGAGGAAAATCCTAGAATAAATGGGATAGAAGTAGAAATTGATGAAAAAACTGGAAAAGCAATTTCTATAGAGAGAGTAAACATGGGATACAATGAAGTTTAA
- the prmA gene encoding 50S ribosomal protein L11 methyltransferase encodes MNWIKVKIDYFSNTLEETKSKLINMFEEIGIKQIEVIDYFSDNSLDYNINFKKKSEIWSIIGYIVNNRFSKLKLNIISDKLKEFSLDDEEFMYEIYTSECSDDDWKDEWKKYFHTVNITDNIIIKPSWDDYEASEGETVIEIDPGMAFGTGTHETTALCVEFLEKYVPGKKKLLDIGCGSGILMLIGKILGVEKVVGIDIDSNVKDVVIENFEKNNIKDNYEIIIGDLVEDINEKYDLVVSNILVDVLTELLENIEKTLEKGATIIFSGIIKDKEEEFLRKTKEHNLIEIDRNEKNNWVSLVFKYN; translated from the coding sequence ATGAATTGGATTAAAGTAAAAATAGATTATTTTTCTAATACATTAGAAGAGACAAAATCAAAATTAATAAATATGTTTGAAGAGATTGGAATTAAGCAAATAGAAGTAATCGATTATTTTTCAGATAATTCTCTTGATTACAATATTAACTTCAAGAAAAAAAGTGAAATTTGGAGTATAATTGGTTATATTGTTAACAATAGATTTTCTAAGCTAAAATTAAATATTATTTCTGATAAATTGAAAGAGTTTTCTTTGGATGATGAAGAATTTATGTATGAAATTTATACTTCTGAATGTAGTGATGATGATTGGAAAGATGAGTGGAAAAAATATTTTCATACTGTGAATATAACAGATAATATAATAATTAAGCCTAGTTGGGATGATTATGAAGCTAGTGAAGGAGAAACTGTGATAGAAATTGATCCAGGAATGGCTTTTGGGACCGGGACTCATGAAACAACGGCTTTATGTGTGGAATTTTTAGAAAAATATGTTCCAGGGAAGAAGAAATTGCTTGATATAGGTTGTGGTTCAGGGATTTTGATGTTAATCGGTAAGATACTAGGAGTAGAAAAGGTTGTTGGAATTGATATTGATAGCAATGTAAAAGATGTTGTAATTGAAAATTTTGAGAAAAATAATATAAAAGATAATTATGAAATTATAATTGGTGACTTGGTTGAAGATATTAATGAAAAATATGATTTAGTTGTATCAAATATTTTGGTTGATGTTTTGACAGAATTATTGGAAAATATTGAGAAAACGCTAGAAAAAGGAGCGACAATTATTTTTTCTGGGATAATAAAAGATAAAGAAGAGGAATTTTTAAGAAAAACAAAAGAGCATAATTTAATTGAAATTGATAGAAATGAGAAGAATAATTGGGTTTCATTAGTTTTTAAATATAATTAA
- the cmk gene encoding (d)CMP kinase encodes MIIAIDGPAGSGKSTISKLVAKDLDLIYLDTGAMYRLVTLKALKMGILDENLENLDKINELLDNLEIDIREDGFYLDGVDVSEEIRKPIVSENVSKIAAIKEVRIKMVDLQRAFSKAKNVILDGRDIGTVVFPNADLKVFLVADARERANRRYKELTEKGENVSLEEIYQNILMRDKIDSTREEAPLKKAEDAVEVDTTSKNIDEVKEKILNLYKNL; translated from the coding sequence ATGATAATTGCAATTGATGGACCTGCTGGGAGCGGAAAAAGTACGATTTCTAAACTTGTAGCGAAAGATTTAGACTTAATTTATCTTGATACTGGAGCAATGTATCGTCTTGTAACTTTAAAGGCTTTAAAAATGGGTATCTTAGATGAAAATTTAGAAAATTTGGATAAAATAAATGAATTGCTTGATAATTTGGAGATTGATATTCGAGAGGATGGATTTTATCTAGATGGTGTTGATGTGAGTGAGGAAATTAGAAAGCCGATTGTTTCGGAAAATGTGTCTAAAATAGCTGCTATTAAGGAAGTAAGAATAAAAATGGTTGATTTACAAAGGGCATTTTCTAAGGCAAAAAATGTTATTTTGGATGGAAGAGATATTGGAACAGTTGTTTTTCCAAATGCCGACTTAAAGGTTTTCTTGGTGGCGGATGCTAGAGAGAGAGCGAATAGACGTTATAAAGAATTGACTGAAAAGGGAGAAAATGTTTCTTTGGAAGAGATTTATCAAAATATATTGATGAGAGATAAAATTGATTCTACAAGAGAAGAGGCACCTTTAAAAAAAGCTGAAGATGCAGTGGAAGTAGATACAACTTCTAAAAATATAGATGAGGTTAAGGAAAAAATATTGAATTTATACAAAAATTTGTAA
- a CDS encoding HU family DNA-binding protein produces MSKKEFVDAYAKATGETKKRAEELINQFLETVEEALVNEETVQFVGWGTFGVHERKERVGRNPQSGKEIKIAAKKVVRFKVGKKLADKVAAK; encoded by the coding sequence ATGTCAAAAAAAGAATTTGTAGATGCTTACGCAAAAGCAACAGGAGAAACTAAAAAAAGAGCAGAGGAATTAATTAATCAATTTCTAGAAACAGTTGAAGAAGCTTTGGTTAACGAAGAAACAGTTCAATTTGTTGGATGGGGAACATTTGGAGTACATGAAAGAAAAGAAAGAGTAGGAAGAAACCCTCAAAGTGGAAAAGAAATCAAAATTGCTGCTAAAAAAGTAGTTAGATTCAAAGTTGGTAAAAAATTAGCTGATAAAGTAGCTGCTAAATAG
- a CDS encoding 3-deoxy-D-manno-octulosonic acid transferase: MLVYNFLRYLLYIAIFFVSFFNKKLSRFIKKRLFQNIENKNFSSKDVILVHMSSVGEFNLSKELIEELLRKGERVLISVMTDTGYNAVKKAYDSNENVEIIYFPLDDLFVIKRIFEKFNVKKVIIIETEIWPNLYYFAQKKSQLYIVNGRLTEKKMKSYLKMKFLVKKVLNSAKRIMVQSKEDKGRYLRLGINENKIKVYKNLKYSIKYEKISEEKKEKYYRNCVNRDKKIIVCGSTRPGEEKIWLEVFSAINKNDEYQLVIVPRHLERVQEIEDEIKRLFSENDYELFSKIQNFELEGNIDSEDILKRKTDKNEKKIFEKKKIVLVDKMGVLRDFYQLADYVFVGGTLVNIGGHSILEPLYYNKVPIIGKYYQNIEEIVNEARKMNYVKIVENEDDIIESIKSEEILDTSKFFEKNNELEKIVKELYCD; the protein is encoded by the coding sequence ATGTTAGTATATAATTTTTTGAGATATTTATTGTACATAGCAATATTTTTTGTATCGTTTTTTAATAAGAAATTATCGAGATTTATAAAAAAAAGATTGTTTCAAAATATTGAAAATAAAAACTTCTCTTCTAAAGATGTAATTTTAGTGCATATGTCTTCAGTTGGAGAGTTTAATTTATCGAAAGAATTGATTGAGGAGTTGCTACGAAAGGGAGAGAGAGTTTTAATTTCTGTTATGACTGATACAGGTTATAATGCTGTGAAAAAGGCATATGACAGTAATGAAAATGTAGAGATAATATATTTTCCTTTGGATGATTTGTTTGTTATAAAAAGAATATTTGAGAAATTTAATGTAAAAAAAGTGATAATTATCGAGACGGAAATATGGCCAAATCTTTATTATTTTGCACAGAAAAAGTCGCAATTGTATATTGTGAATGGTCGATTAACTGAAAAGAAAATGAAATCGTATTTAAAAATGAAATTTTTAGTAAAAAAAGTTTTGAATAGTGCGAAACGAATAATGGTTCAAAGTAAAGAAGATAAAGGGAGATATTTGCGATTGGGGATAAATGAGAATAAAATTAAGGTTTACAAAAATTTGAAGTATTCGATAAAATATGAAAAAATATCTGAGGAGAAAAAAGAAAAATATTATCGGAATTGCGTGAATAGAGACAAAAAAATTATTGTTTGTGGAAGTACAAGACCAGGTGAAGAGAAAATATGGTTAGAGGTGTTTTCTGCAATAAATAAGAATGATGAGTATCAATTGGTGATAGTTCCTAGACATTTGGAAAGAGTGCAGGAAATTGAAGATGAAATAAAGCGATTATTTTCAGAGAATGATTATGAATTGTTTTCTAAAATTCAGAATTTTGAATTAGAGGGGAATATCGACTCGGAAGATATTTTGAAAAGGAAAACAGATAAAAATGAAAAGAAAATTTTTGAGAAGAAAAAAATAGTTTTAGTTGATAAGATGGGAGTTTTGAGAGATTTTTATCAACTGGCAGATTATGTGTTTGTAGGAGGAACACTGGTTAATATTGGTGGTCATTCGATATTAGAACCGCTTTATTATAACAAAGTGCCGATTATTGGTAAATATTATCAGAATATTGAGGAAATTGTTAATGAGGCACGGAAAATGAATTATGTGAAGATTGTTGAAAATGAAGATGATATTATAGAAAGTATAAAAAGTGAAGAGATTTTAGATACATCGAAGTTTTTTGAAAAAAATAATGAGCTTGAGAAGATTGTGAAAGAGCTTTATTGTGATTAA
- the trmB gene encoding tRNA (guanosine(46)-N7)-methyltransferase TrmB translates to MLKDKKGKEIWEYFFEKPKKNYNKYMFEMVNYPDHLMFDNEEVDSYKGKWNEFFNNENDIYLEIGCGSGNFTVKNAEEFLDRNYIALELRFKRLVLGARKAEKRGLKNILFIRKRGETILDFFAENEVSGVYINFPDPWEGEEHKRVISEGLFDKLDVILKENGKLFFKTDHQQYYEDVLELVNGLDKYEVVYHTDDLHNSEKASENIRTEFEQMFLSKHNMNIKYIEILKK, encoded by the coding sequence ATGTTAAAAGATAAAAAAGGGAAGGAAATTTGGGAGTATTTTTTTGAGAAACCTAAAAAAAATTATAATAAGTATATGTTTGAAATGGTGAATTATCCAGATCATTTGATGTTTGATAATGAAGAAGTTGACAGCTATAAAGGTAAATGGAATGAGTTTTTTAATAATGAAAACGACATTTATTTGGAAATTGGTTGTGGAAGTGGGAATTTTACGGTAAAAAATGCTGAGGAATTTTTAGATAGAAATTATATTGCTTTGGAATTGAGATTTAAAAGATTGGTGTTAGGAGCTAGAAAAGCTGAAAAAAGAGGATTAAAGAATATTTTGTTCATTAGAAAAAGAGGAGAAACTATTCTTGATTTTTTTGCAGAAAATGAGGTTAGTGGGGTTTATATTAATTTTCCTGATCCTTGGGAAGGTGAGGAACATAAAAGAGTTATCTCAGAAGGGTTATTTGATAAATTAGATGTTATTTTAAAAGAAAATGGGAAATTGTTCTTTAAAACAGATCATCAGCAATATTATGAGGATGTTTTAGAATTAGTAAATGGATTGGATAAATATGAGGTTGTTTATCATACAGATGATTTGCATAATTCTGAAAAGGCATCTGAAAACATTAGGACTGAGTTTGAGCAAATGTTTTTAAGTAAACATAATATGAATATAAAATATATTGAAATTTTGAAAAAATAG